DNA from Comamonas serinivorans:
CATGAGCATCACCGAAAACCTGCTCATGGGCGCCTACACACGGCGCGACAAGGCCGAGATCGCGGCCGACATCGAGCGCGTGTTCACCACCTTCCCGCGCCTGCGCGAGCGCAAGGATCAGCTGGCCGGCACGATGTCGGGCGGCGAACAGCAGATGCTGGCCATGGGGCGCGCGCTGCTGAGCCGGCCCAAGGTGCTGCTGCTCGACGAGCCATCCATGGGGCTGTCGCCCATCATGGTCGACAAGATCTTCGAGGTGGTGGCCCAGGTTCATGCCCAGGGCACGACCATCGTGCTCGTGGAGCAGAACGCCAGCCGTGCGCTGGCCATCGCCGACCGCGGCTACGTCATGGAATCGGGCCTCATCACCATGACGGGCACGGGCAAGGACCTGCTCAACGACGAGAAGGTGCGCGCGGCCTACCTGGGCGAGTGAGGCTTCGGCCTGACCCAGCCCGATCGGCGCGCGTGCCGCCAGCACGGGCTCACGCCTCGCGGCCCCGTCCATGCCACTGGGGTGAGGGAAGGTTAAATGTCAAGCAGTATGGGCCCATTGCCGTTCAACATTGAACGGCAATGGGCCCATACTCATGGATGATCTTCAATAGCTGGTCAACGGGGCGCAGGTCCTGACCGCACGATGAATTCGCCATCCAGCGCATTCACGTCGCGGCAGCCCAGCAGGCCGAGGTTGCGGTCGATCTCCGCCCCCAGGATGTCGATCACGCGCGCCACC
Protein-coding regions in this window:
- a CDS encoding ABC transporter ATP-binding protein, with protein sequence MAPTLLQAKQLRVAYGGIEAVKGIDFEVHEGELVSLIGSNGAGKTTTMKAITGGLPLKGGEVLYLGKPISGQGPWDLVRQGLAMVPEGRGVFTRMSITENLLMGAYTRRDKAEIAADIERVFTTFPRLRERKDQLAGTMSGGEQQMLAMGRALLSRPKVLLLDEPSMGLSPIMVDKIFEVVAQVHAQGTTIVLVEQNASRALAIADRGYVMESGLITMTGTGKDLLNDEKVRAAYLGE